In Episyrphus balteatus chromosome 4, idEpiBalt1.1, whole genome shotgun sequence, the sequence AAAGAAGGTGCATTATTGTTGGCCAAATTGTGTGGTAGTCTCAAGTCATTGAATATCTCGCATTGTGATGGTATATCGGGTGATGCAATTGGCGAGGGAATTGCTAggaatccaaatccaaaattagaaaaattatacATGTCGCATTTGAATATCTGTGAAGATTGTGTCATGAAGTGTGGAGTGAATTTATACAATTTGCGTGTTTTGGATATAAGTAATTGTATTAACGGAGTCACCGATCAATCCGTCCAGGTGCTACTCAAGAATTTGGTTTTATTGAGAGAATTGAATATGGAGGAGTGCTTTCGGGTAAGTTGATAGTTAACTAAATCACTAACAATACTCAAGGTTTCTTTTATATTGTCCTTATTGTCGGTTTGTATACCAAAACATGTTAAAAGCTGTTGATAGTAGGATAGATCTTTTTTTGCAGATATAAAAACAGTTCCAGTGATGATTGTGAtttgataattttaatttaccaacttttttcgacaattttttgaattatataaGTGAGGGTCGCCCACTTAAAcgaatataattttgtatattagTTTAAGGAAATATGTGAATTTAATGCTATTACGTCAGTTATTAGAAGACGATAGGTCCGTGACACACTCGGtctgaaactgaaaaaaaattaacaacacaGCTTTTAAACAGCTGCTGATGTTTTTATCAGTATTGATTAACTATAAATGTGGCTATTATTTATAATCGTTGTTTAACTTCAAACAACTgcttaaatttggaaaatgtgttCAAAAATCATGTTTGTAGTTGTCTTATAGCTGTCCAACTTGTGTCTAAGTATAGATTGTCTTAACTTCGAATAGTATGatatttagttttattaaatGAAGCGTATTTCCCacagtttgaaaaaagttaagcaGTTTTTAAGTAGGCAAAAATCTAATAACAATGCTTGTGTgtataaaagtgaaaaatagaTATTGCATCTCAAGTACACCAGATGTGCATCTGAAGTGTCCACTTGTATAGTATTACCGAATACCGACGTTTATTTTGCTATTATCGGTTATAGCTATCAGATTTTAAGCGCCATCCGAAATGCCATGTTTTACATTTCGATCGAAAGTGAACTGAAAACAACTGTTCTCAATCGTATTCCACATTTTCGGTCAAAAACTTCGTcaaatgtttaagaaaaattaatttaacttaatTATTAATTAAGCTTAAGATAACATATTTAGCCCAATCGTGAGTTTTACGTGAACTGTTTTCCAcccggaatatttttgttcacccGGAATTTCAAAAGGTATCGTGAGTTTCACCCGTAGGGAATTTATATTTTCCGCTAAACTAGTTTCTTGTTCGGTACcaaaatttgagtgaaaaaaGAGCTGTCGACTACCTCGCatattacctgaaaaaaaaaaatgaaaataccgAGAGATGTCCGAACGTGAACAAATTTTCACCCGAAACTCACATTAGGTGAatagtgaaattcaattttttctgggtggaatcttgttcacgtgacACTCACGATAGGGGTGATTAAGAGAGTGTAAGGTAAATAAATGGTATCCCACTATAGTTTAAGAAGTAAAATAGTGAACAAAGTTACCAATACAGATTCAGTGTGCATTGCTCGGTGTACCTACTCGAAGCAGAAGCTGAAAATCGAAGTTTCGGcccaaaaattaattgaagAGGAACGTTTCTCCTGGTGTTTGGGGAATGGCTAGTGAGGAATAAGACATTTCACGTCTTAAACATTTTAAGCTTAATATTAATGGACACattaaacaaagtttcaaaaaaattcattgatttaaaaaaaataatttttttgattttttgtttttaggtttTAGGGGTTTTTCgtttgttaaatttatattttgatctataaattgatttttttcgttacgaaACAAATACGTTTTCTGTGAACCAGGCAGTGATCAAATATTGATTCTgcccttgatttttttttatccgaagATGAGCTAGACGAATCAATTAAttataaaagaataataaaaacactTGTTATTTTAGAGTTTCACAATGAtgttgataaattttattttaatacaaatgaGTCGAAGCGTTTCGTCTTATGAAGATATTTCTGGATATTTCTCGTCGATCGtcggaaaaattgattttaaagcaaattttttttattttttccggagcaagttgtagataattttcTTATCATAACCGTTATTGTTGCCGATCTGTATGATGGCTCTCAGTTCTTTTTTGAAGTTGGCGATGAAGTAGTCGGTCAAGTAGTGAATGAAATGCCGACATTTTTATAGACCAAGGATGAGTTGAACTTTTTGGTATTATGATATCGGTGTATGTAGCCTTTCTGTATATATCAAATTGAAGCGAATTATCTactaaatatatatttaaatctAGAAAATTTAAGGATTTCCCTCCGAATTCAAGTGTAAACTGAATATTATTATCAACTTTGTTGAGTACATCAGTTAGAAAGACATTCAAATTCCGTTCTGTGCCCGTCCAAACACAAAAGATGTCATCTACGTAGCgagtccaaaaaaatatatattttaaatgattgtGTACTGACGAAAACAatgtcttttcaaaattatccaTATATAACTCAGCTCCAAATGGCGAAAATGATGATCCCATCGCTAAACCTGATAGTTGTCTGTAGTTTTTGCCATTGAAGTGAAAATAGTTTTGGTCTAAACAAGTAGATATTAGTTGATTTAGTTGAAGACGTTTAATTTTATCATCAATGGATACATTAATTCAGTCAGAAAGTAACATTTTTAGATTGTTAGATGGAACCGATGGAAATAAACATCAAATGAAACCAATTTGGCATTCGGAGGCAAGGCTAGgcctttaattttattaataaaataaattaattcacttATAATTACTTCCATTTGagtttaaaactattttaattctttcttgaaaccaaaacaaattattatcaaacaaaaacatGTCAAACAGACGGATGCCAATAAAACGATGCATAGTGGTGTTAGTAAAAGAGGGATAAATCTGCCGAAAAATCCAGATCTGGAAAATTgatcaaagataaaaaaaaatcaatttttttgtccaaacgaagacaaaaatcaaaatcactTTTTTGGACAGATTTAAatcgaaaagatttttttaccaaacaacCATTTATATTTAGCttctaaatcgtttttttttacaaaaattgtcattAAATTGAGTTGTTAACGAAATCGTTAGAAACGACCTAGAAAACAGATACCGTTGATATCGATGCCAAAATACacgtattttttttgaaaaaaaaaaaaaaaagttagtttaaCTACTCCAAGTTCGAACGCTCTGTTgaccattaaatttaaattatgaaaCATTTTCCAAAGCAAAACATTGTTAGCcgattttaagaaacaaaacaaaaatttacgaATCCATTTtcgataaaatattttcttttttaatttgatttttattttaagttctaaacaataatataaaagtttttgcaaattaattacaCGTACACAAAGATGATTGAGAGTTTTTAGTCACTAGGCCCTGTGTGTTCATGGAATGTCAAGCCAAAATCTGTCAAGACATTTAAGAGATATTTTAGACATAAAACCACTAAATATTTTGGgatgatttaagaaataaaatggagTTTAGTTATCCGAGAAGATATTGGACTTTATGGAATAgaatgcaaatacaaaatttcatagttTCTCTGTACTACTTATGGAATAACACAACAATTCCTAACTACCATTTACTCTAATACTAGCTTATGGTCTTCGACTTGTCTTAGATGTACTTTATCTTAATAATTCTTCCCATACATATTTTCGTATGTAATTTCTATTTTAGATAACAGATGCCGCTCTAACTGGAATCAGTGTAGAAACTCAACCCTCCGAACGTCCAAGATCATTATCAATGGAATTTTTCCATCATATGCCACCAGACAATGTCTCGGAGGGGGGTTCTTTGAAAATTTCCTTACGCAGCAAAGCCGAAGAAGAAATAGTCCGAGATGCTGAACGCAAAAAAGCTCTCCTAGCCGTTTATGAGCTTAATTTGGATGAATCGAAAATCAATGGCGTGCCAATAAAAAATCTCAAAGGTTTACGTAAATTAAACCTTCGAGGATGCAATAAAATATCTGATGTCTCACTCAAGTATGGCTTCATATTTTTAGAACTACGTAATTTATTACTCTCGAACTGCCAACAAATATCTGTGGTCGGAATGGAGGCTATGGTACAAAATTGTCCATCCATTGAAGAGTTAGATCTCTCCGACTGTTATAATATCAACGATAAGACTATTGAAATTgtcacaaaaaatttaaaacgtcTTAGATCTTTACATATAAGCGGTTGCACTCAATTAACAGATCATAGTTTGGATTCGATTGTTGTTAATTGCAAAGTTTTACatgtaagttttattttttacaaaatcaaaatttagttcaaacaaaaaaaaaaaaaaactaataattataaatttatttttagaccTTATCAGTATATAGATGTCGACGCATGTACTCCGACATCGAGGAACGTTTGATAAATATGCATTCAGTGCGTGTCCTTAATATGGATCACTCAGCCACTATGGACAATGGCGATATATTTCGTTTAAAAAAGCGATTAGATTACTGATATTTTGCCGCAATTTtcgttgtatttattttgtattattttcaattgTATAATTTTCGTTAAATATTCTTAAGAATCATCAGAGCTAATGCTGTTTTAAAACATTGAacatatgattttttaaattatgtaaatttatCAACTCATTTTTTATCTTGACTCTGTCTTCGAaggggaaaaaatatttaaaaatatttagaaaaaaaaaaattgttgttaatgttaaagtttatcacataaaacatttattttatttttacaaacaaaaaaaaacacaaaaaacttcACCCGTTATTTACACACAAAAAAGATACACAtttctattttgaaaactaaacaaaagtaaattttaaaaaaatattctaaaacaTTAGCAACGAATGTAATTTGAGATAAAAGAGCCGGAAGGTTTATATTGTAGCCAATAAATTGTTACATTaaatgtttgaataaaaaaaaaaataaaaatcatctatTTAGAATATAAGCCGCATAAATGTATATAGATTGGTCAATCGATTCTCTAATCGAGGGATTTTTTAGTGAGACGCAGAGAAAAGAAGTGATATATTATAAAttatgaagaaataaaaaaataaaaaaagtcaaaatttgtagaacaattctaaattaaatttaaaatctaaataaaatttacattaattaaataaatacaatatatatGTACGAATCTGTGAAAAAAGTCATGACATTggtgtatatgtatatattatatatactgCAAAAAATATTAGCATTTTATTAtgatatataataattataatatatatatattttaaataagttaCATGTAAAAGTGTATCAGTACGTTGTTAATATtgtataaacatttaaaatgaaGAACGAAAATATTATGCATCATCGCTACTACTATTCGGGTGGCGCTTTGTGAGCACCCCAGCCATGGAAACATTTCGTAAAACGTTTTGATTCCTTGTTCTTGAGGGTGAGGAAGAGTTTGCGCGGTCTTTCTGGTTGTTTGATCCTCATATGTTGAATGTATACCTGGAGTAAatgttaataataaataaaatcattaatGTATAAAATTCgttaattgtttcttttttaagtatttttatatgTTGGTTTACTTGTGCAGATTTGTAAGCTAGTTTTATTTCAACTTCACTACATCTCGAACCAGGCCATAGAAATACTTGTTCTCCGTTGTCCAAAATCATGATGTCATCATCGGCCAGATCATCTTGACAGAAGTCAGAGCATTTTTCGGCAACGGTGAAGTAGCCTTTCTCGTTAGAACAACGGAAAAGACGTGTGAAGTTCATATAATCGGCATTTGTGTCGTATGGTTTACGTCCACCTAGGGCTACCCAGAAGAAGTTCTCTGGTTCTTCTCCTTCGTTTAGGATCTGGAAAACAATTTGAACGCATTTATGTTTGAGTTCAATTTCGGGTATGAAATGTTCACGGTCAAATCTTTTACACTAACTTAATTTAACTTAAATGATGGCTTGATGGAGGATGAATTAGATGAGATGTGGAATTATGTAATTTTGAGATTAAATATTGTTGCTCATAAAATGCACCACATaagtaatgatttttttatttcttgaatgGATGATGAAAAGGTTTTAAGATGATGATGTTTTCTTGAGTTTCTGAAGACTgtagaagaaattttttattttgagtctTTTGTTATATGGTTCTTGAGAGAAAGCTGGACATAATTGATGATTACgttgttttttaaatacacatttATTAACGGTTCGATAAAAACTTATAACTCTTGAACGGGATGCacttaaattgatttatttttcaaataaataacatgaGTAATTAG encodes:
- the LOC129917736 gene encoding dynein regulatory complex subunit 6; this encodes MDSSYVFNDLEPSYADLPMEIIVSIFRYLNYSDIQSCSLTCRRWLEATKYSEFQSNVMIRITKLCVSDKLPPGKVFLNSDRPFPHIYMDEATFGTLDHFFSHMGKYAQSVTFESTDITEKQFCAVLAELQGINTLSIVRCTSLFMTGQFLESPTDRKTIADTMSRVRFLSLKFNQYLSDAILLRITQLISSLEMLDMSGCHIAYHCAIQRRFYPEELANHPSESILTFKFILHVIRAHQNSLKELNFSNTLIGGGAMTALCEIPFLKLEKLLLHSCRQLNTSGIRGFITAQTNLRTLDLSDTLCVTDECLETIVDNLKFIEELNIKGCTKVTKEGALLLAKLCGSLKSLNISHCDGISGDAIGEGIARNPNPKLEKLYMSHLNICEDCVMKCGVNLYNLRVLDISNCINGVTDQSVQVLLKNLVLLRELNMEECFRITDAALTGISVETQPSERPRSLSMEFFHHMPPDNVSEGGSLKISLRSKAEEEIVRDAERKKALLAVYELNLDESKINGVPIKNLKGLRKLNLRGCNKISDVSLKYGFIFLELRNLLLSNCQQISVVGMEAMVQNCPSIEELDLSDCYNINDKTIEIVTKNLKRLRSLHISGCTQLTDHSLDSIVVNCKVLHTLSVYRCRRMYSDIEERLINMHSVRVLNMDHSATMDNGDIFRLKKRLDY